From one Armatimonadota bacterium genomic stretch:
- a CDS encoding response regulator, whose product MSKRVLVVNDSFADRMILRDLLASLGYSVVGEAKDGQESLEKYKELEPDLVIVDVAMRDMDGPSTVRELTRIDPNAIILMCASQGQRALAMESLQAGAKNFITKPINPRRLLKVLTELLKERMAA is encoded by the coding sequence TTGAGCAAAAGGGTGCTTGTTGTAAATGATTCTTTCGCCGACCGAATGATTTTAAGGGACCTTCTTGCGTCTCTGGGCTACTCAGTTGTCGGTGAGGCGAAGGATGGGCAGGAATCGCTCGAGAAGTACAAAGAACTCGAGCCCGATTTGGTTATTGTTGATGTAGCCATGCGCGACATGGATGGCCCCAGCACTGTGAGAGAGCTTACACGCATTGACCCAAACGCAATAATTCTAATGTGCGCAAGCCAGGGACAGCGAGCACTGGCAATGGAGTCATTGCAGGCAGGCGCAAAGAATTTTATTACAAAGCCTATAAACCCAAGGCGCCTCTTAAAAGTCCTAACGGAACTCCTTAAGGAGCGCATGGCAGCATAA
- the glgA gene encoding glycogen synthase GlgA → MSKMLKVLFVSAEVSPFAKVGGLADVAGSLPKALKAMGHDVRIAMPGYKMVKDNPAYNISERIKNLNVTFGWRNVGTSIKETTLGDAIPVYLVCAPYFEQCVDSKSIYIPGSEPYAFFAKAVLDTICAMKPTWKPDVIHCNDWHTGLLPVYRSVYYDSDHVLGKAASVFTIHNLAYQGEFDASILADYGLPESLYTMDKLECYGKVNFLKAGIVFSDLVTTVSPTYSCEIQTSEYGCRLEGLLSYMNSLGRLRGILNGIDYEEFDPATDKRIRFNYSASNPEGKAKNKAELQSELGLPMDPNIPLIGLVSRLADQKGLDLIKGAASRIMKLGVQLVVLGTGDRKYEKFLTQLEEKYPSQVKANIGFDVKLAQRIYASCDMFLMPSRFEPCGLGQLISLRYGTIPIVRRTGGLADTIIGYEPSNPNSNGFCFCEYSPTALLQAVKQAVEVYKDKAEWDKLVRRALSSDYSWNTSAQEYVKLYWEAVSLRRRNCMGEIRPAA, encoded by the coding sequence ATGTCCAAGATGCTAAAGGTTCTATTTGTTTCCGCAGAGGTATCACCATTTGCAAAAGTAGGCGGCCTTGCAGATGTGGCAGGGTCGCTTCCAAAAGCACTAAAGGCAATGGGGCATGACGTGCGAATTGCCATGCCAGGCTACAAGATGGTGAAAGATAACCCAGCATATAATATCTCTGAACGCATAAAGAACCTAAATGTAACATTTGGCTGGCGGAATGTGGGCACTTCCATAAAAGAAACAACTCTCGGAGACGCCATTCCAGTGTACCTTGTTTGCGCCCCATACTTTGAGCAATGTGTGGATTCAAAAAGCATTTATATCCCTGGCAGTGAGCCTTATGCTTTCTTTGCCAAGGCAGTGCTGGACACAATTTGTGCAATGAAACCCACATGGAAGCCCGACGTAATTCACTGCAACGACTGGCACACTGGACTGCTCCCGGTATATCGGAGCGTCTACTATGACAGTGACCACGTGCTGGGGAAAGCGGCGTCGGTTTTTACCATTCACAACTTAGCGTACCAAGGCGAGTTCGACGCCTCAATCCTGGCGGACTACGGCCTTCCCGAATCGCTCTACACAATGGACAAGCTCGAGTGCTATGGAAAGGTCAACTTCCTAAAAGCTGGCATAGTCTTCTCCGACCTTGTGACTACCGTAAGTCCAACGTACTCTTGTGAAATCCAAACCTCTGAATATGGGTGCCGGCTGGAAGGATTACTCTCTTATATGAACAGTTTGGGACGCCTTCGCGGTATACTTAATGGCATTGATTATGAAGAATTCGACCCCGCCACAGATAAGCGAATACGCTTCAATTATAGCGCAAGCAATCCCGAAGGTAAGGCAAAAAACAAGGCAGAGCTCCAATCAGAGCTAGGCCTCCCAATGGATCCAAACATCCCATTGATTGGCTTGGTATCAAGACTTGCTGACCAGAAAGGCCTTGACCTCATCAAAGGAGCAGCGTCAAGGATTATGAAGCTTGGTGTGCAGCTGGTTGTTCTAGGCACAGGCGACCGCAAATACGAGAAATTCCTAACTCAATTGGAAGAGAAATACCCATCACAAGTCAAGGCAAATATTGGCTTTGATGTTAAGCTTGCACAGAGAATCTACGCTAGTTGCGATATGTTCCTTATGCCTTCGAGGTTCGAGCCCTGCGGGCTTGGACAGCTAATCAGCTTGAGGTATGGGACAATTCCAATCGTGCGCAGAACAGGTGGCCTAGCAGACACAATAATTGGCTACGAACCATCCAACCCTAACTCGAATGGGTTCTGCTTTTGCGAATATAGCCCTACAGCTCTACTCCAAGCAGTAAAGCAAGCAGTAGAGGTATATAAAGACAAGGCTGAATGGGACAAGCTAGTTCGGAGAGCGCTTTCTAGTGACTACTCGTGGAACACATCAGCACAAGAATACGTAAAACTCTATTGGGAAGCAGTTTCTTTGCGAAGACGAAATTGCATGGGTGAAATACGTCCAGCTGCATGA
- a CDS encoding FliA/WhiG family RNA polymerase sigma factor has product MRNKDSRTTTVPDTKELWRKYKQGGDQNARDALINQYSYLVKITAGRVVTSLPPNVERDDLVSAGVVGLIKAVDQYDLDRKVKFETYAIALIRGAILEMLREEDWVPRSVRERVKNLERTYLQLEMKLGRPATEEEVANALGIELDDLHSLLGDSGRATLLSLDDVIVSTDGNERIHLSDVINDQAAAPLAEVELKEMQRSLAAAIDRLPERERLVIALYYYEGLTFKEIGKVLSVSESRVYQLHTQAVLRLRGYLSRDVALFH; this is encoded by the coding sequence ATGCGTAATAAAGATAGCAGAACAACTACGGTCCCGGATACCAAGGAGCTCTGGAGGAAGTATAAGCAAGGCGGGGACCAAAACGCACGAGACGCGCTAATCAATCAGTATTCCTACCTCGTCAAGATTACGGCGGGGAGAGTAGTAACTAGCTTACCTCCCAACGTCGAACGAGACGACCTGGTTAGCGCGGGGGTCGTTGGCCTCATCAAAGCCGTTGACCAATATGACCTTGACAGAAAAGTTAAGTTCGAAACGTACGCTATCGCATTAATCCGAGGCGCCATACTCGAAATGCTTCGCGAGGAAGATTGGGTGCCACGATCGGTAAGAGAACGAGTTAAGAATCTGGAGCGAACATATCTACAACTTGAAATGAAGCTGGGAAGGCCTGCCACCGAAGAAGAAGTTGCAAACGCTCTCGGAATCGAACTAGATGACCTACATTCACTTTTAGGCGATAGTGGTCGGGCCACACTCCTTTCGCTAGATGATGTAATTGTAAGCACAGATGGCAACGAACGAATCCATTTGTCAGATGTGATAAACGACCAGGCTGCTGCGCCATTAGCGGAAGTCGAACTAAAGGAGATGCAAAGGTCGTTGGCAGCTGCAATAGATAGACTTCCGGAGCGCGAAAGGCTGGTCATTGCCCTATACTATTACGAAGGGCTTACATTCAAAGAAATTGGTAAGGTTCTATCGGTATCAGAATCCAGGGTGTATCAACTTCACACTCAGGCGGTGCTGAGACTCCGTGGTTACCTTTCCAGAGACGTTGCTCTTTTCCATTAA
- a CDS encoding peptidyl-prolyl cis-trans isomerase, whose amino-acid sequence MNHAQKKALILAIAGLIFAGIISGCGRAAVAKVNGHKITRQDYYNRLERTLIDTPNGQQEVGLLVLRDLINEQLLLGLAEKEHVPPTDKQVEERYNHAKKQPFFMNRLRAAGVTQEQARDLLRVQQAHFNLVTRGVKVTDKEVREYYEKHKDTIYTQPEYALVAAIFTDDKKTADEAYALLQKGVDFGTVALQKSTDRVSAAVGGRLRKAIVRGDPELPKEVQDAVLSKKKGEYTKPIFGGNGYVIFKVLEKKPKQVQPFEQVKYGIWNQLMIERGSKKNDLESMLNKFRDESDIKINIERYRRFLQPPKAQPIPGQQTSNPAAQKK is encoded by the coding sequence ATGAATCATGCGCAAAAGAAAGCATTAATTCTGGCAATTGCGGGCCTGATATTCGCAGGTATAATAAGCGGATGCGGTCGCGCAGCGGTCGCCAAAGTCAATGGCCACAAAATCACCAGGCAGGATTATTACAACAGGTTGGAACGAACACTGATTGACACCCCAAACGGGCAGCAAGAAGTGGGTCTTTTAGTGCTACGCGATCTTATCAACGAACAACTGCTACTTGGGCTCGCTGAAAAAGAACATGTACCTCCTACCGACAAACAGGTTGAAGAACGGTACAATCACGCAAAAAAACAGCCATTCTTTATGAATAGGCTACGGGCGGCTGGCGTTACCCAAGAACAAGCTAGGGACCTTCTTAGAGTTCAACAAGCACATTTCAACCTCGTGACTCGCGGAGTCAAAGTTACCGATAAGGAAGTTCGCGAATACTATGAAAAGCATAAAGACACCATTTACACTCAACCTGAATATGCATTGGTTGCCGCCATATTTACAGATGACAAGAAGACCGCCGATGAAGCTTACGCACTTCTTCAAAAGGGGGTAGACTTTGGGACGGTTGCGCTGCAGAAGTCTACTGACCGCGTATCCGCCGCAGTTGGCGGGCGTCTAAGAAAAGCAATTGTCCGCGGCGACCCTGAGCTTCCTAAGGAAGTACAAGATGCCGTCCTCAGCAAAAAGAAAGGCGAATATACAAAGCCAATATTTGGCGGCAATGGATACGTGATATTCAAGGTACTTGAAAAGAAGCCAAAGCAGGTCCAGCCGTTCGAACAAGTAAAATACGGTATTTGGAACCAGCTGATGATAGAGCGAGGCTCAAAGAAGAACGACCTTGAATCAATGCTCAATAAGTTCCGCGACGAATCGGATATTAAGATTAACATCGAACGATATAGGCGGTTCTTACAGCCTCCGAAGGCTCAGCCTATCCCAGGACAGCAGACATCAAACCCTGCGGCTCAGAAGAAGTAG